The proteins below come from a single Mesobacillus jeotgali genomic window:
- a CDS encoding sensor histidine kinase, with amino-acid sequence MTDKEIVFRKKASDYYIVLIGVLGWAFILYSIPFAAIPEKPIVLILLIVLMLLAEYFPIPLFSITMFSTMTFPILYIMNLYFGIYTATAIFAVVLIFEAFHHKRSLRSTVFNIAQYTLSLVGANWLVKVWISQYPLSDPFLNLLIIYAFTSFYFLINNVLNDILFSIRPFPFTIKEWKSKALQELFISKMSIILLAFLEIYTNYLPENVIDFTTILFLTLWIGITTTSSILTKARIERKRLNALSMLSTELNRIITKDFGEKKRLLAETFNANAFVLLVKEHHEWNLLLKDGQVKSEVTWSDEMSLYLDEISEMTVVTEKEIENLPGNSIFNKMVLSQIFSPLIIDNDKVGMLIVGRVSGIGFIHDEIRLLTVLSNVLASTLKTRSLILENEKLLIVEERSRIARDIHDGIGQSLAGIVFQMESSLRKKENLPNEQIERWIYKLRDSLKELRQSIYSLRTCPVEKYGLKQAIEEKIRKVELEDEARITFTQKGEPYSLGYQIEKVIYDIFQESLQNSVKHAKADKIEVMLKYSREQTLIKIKDDGIGFSLYDKLIKGQTEPHFGILTMSELAHDFNAKLEIDSAEGKGTEIRLGIPHFS; translated from the coding sequence ATGACAGATAAAGAGATTGTTTTCCGGAAAAAGGCTTCTGACTACTATATCGTACTAATTGGTGTACTAGGATGGGCTTTTATTTTGTATTCGATCCCTTTTGCGGCTATTCCAGAAAAGCCAATTGTGCTGATCCTTCTGATTGTATTAATGCTGCTGGCAGAGTATTTTCCGATCCCGTTATTTTCGATCACCATGTTCAGCACGATGACATTCCCAATTCTTTATATCATGAATTTGTATTTTGGCATTTATACCGCCACCGCCATTTTTGCAGTTGTGCTGATTTTTGAAGCCTTTCATCATAAAAGATCTCTTCGTTCGACCGTTTTCAATATTGCGCAGTACACTCTCTCCCTTGTTGGAGCGAACTGGCTGGTTAAGGTATGGATTAGCCAGTACCCATTAAGTGACCCATTCTTAAATCTCTTGATTATTTATGCGTTTACTTCCTTCTATTTTTTAATCAATAATGTCCTGAATGATATCCTCTTTTCCATACGTCCTTTCCCTTTTACAATAAAAGAGTGGAAGAGCAAAGCTTTACAAGAGCTGTTTATTTCCAAGATGTCTATCATCTTACTCGCTTTTCTTGAAATCTACACAAATTATCTTCCTGAGAATGTTATCGATTTTACGACTATTCTCTTTTTAACCCTCTGGATTGGAATCACAACGACCAGCTCCATTCTGACAAAAGCAAGGATTGAAAGGAAGAGATTGAATGCGCTATCCATGCTTAGTACAGAATTGAACAGGATCATTACAAAGGATTTCGGTGAGAAGAAAAGGCTTCTTGCCGAGACTTTCAATGCCAATGCTTTCGTTTTACTGGTTAAAGAGCATCATGAATGGAATCTTTTGCTTAAGGATGGGCAGGTGAAAAGCGAGGTCACATGGAGTGATGAAATGTCACTCTATCTGGATGAGATTTCTGAAATGACCGTTGTGACCGAAAAGGAAATCGAAAATCTTCCGGGAAACTCTATTTTTAACAAGATGGTTCTCTCGCAGATTTTTTCACCGCTTATTATCGACAATGACAAAGTTGGTATGCTGATTGTCGGAAGAGTGAGTGGAATTGGATTTATCCATGATGAGATTCGTTTATTGACCGTTTTATCCAATGTTCTGGCCAGTACATTGAAAACGCGGTCGCTCATACTCGAAAATGAAAAACTCTTAATTGTGGAAGAACGCAGCCGAATTGCCCGGGATATTCACGATGGCATTGGCCAGTCCCTGGCAGGCATCGTTTTTCAAATGGAGTCTTCGCTGCGGAAGAAAGAGAACCTTCCTAATGAACAGATTGAACGATGGATATATAAACTCAGAGACAGCCTGAAAGAGCTTCGTCAATCCATTTATTCATTACGAACCTGTCCGGTGGAAAAATATGGACTAAAACAGGCGATAGAAGAAAAAATCCGGAAAGTGGAGCTGGAAGATGAAGCAAGAATTACGTTCACCCAGAAGGGCGAACCCTACTCTTTAGGTTATCAAATTGAAAAAGTTATTTATGATATTTTCCAGGAAAGCCTGCAAAACTCTGTCAAACATGCAAAGGCAGATAAAATCGAGGTCATGCTTAAATATAGCCGTGAACAGACGTTGATAAAAATCAAGGATGACGGCATTGGTTTTTCCCTATATGACAAGTTGATTAAAGGACAAACAGAACCTCATTTTGGCATTCTCACCATGAGCGAACTTGCGCATGATTTTAATGCCAAATTAGAAATTGACAGTGCCGAAGGAAAAGGAACAGAGATCCGGCTTGGCATACCACACTTTAGTTAA
- a CDS encoding response regulator produces the protein MINIMIVDDHTVLRDGIRSILDVEEDLLLVGEADTGDGLLEKLDTIVPDVIVLDINLQDKNGIEFISLIKEKHPACKILILTMFDHDEYFKSALREGADGYLLKDASSMEVIDAIRKIHKGNSIIHPKMASKLISYHRTQSDFTYQENELTNREKEVLNELVRGKSNKEIAAQLSISDKTVKIHVNKIYKKLNVNSRSQAIIYAVQNKLVPYLN, from the coding sequence ATGATTAACATAATGATCGTGGATGATCATACCGTTTTGAGGGATGGAATCCGCAGCATTTTGGATGTTGAAGAGGACCTGCTCCTCGTTGGAGAAGCAGATACAGGAGATGGCCTATTAGAGAAATTGGATACGATCGTGCCTGATGTCATCGTTTTGGATATTAACTTGCAGGATAAGAATGGGATTGAATTTATTTCGCTGATTAAAGAAAAGCATCCTGCCTGTAAAATACTGATCTTAACGATGTTTGATCATGATGAATACTTTAAATCTGCCCTTAGGGAAGGAGCTGATGGATATTTGTTAAAGGATGCTTCCTCCATGGAAGTGATCGATGCCATTCGCAAAATCCATAAAGGGAATTCCATCATCCATCCTAAAATGGCAAGCAAATTGATTTCCTATCACCGGACCCAGAGCGATTTTACCTATCAGGAAAATGAATTGACCAACAGAGAGAAGGAAGTCCTTAACGAATTGGTCAGAGGGAAGTCCAATAAGGAAATAGCTGCCCAGCTATCCATAAGCGATAAAACGGTCAAAATTCATGTGAATAAAATTTATAAGAAACTAAATGTGAACAGCCGCTCCCAAGCTATCATTTACGCTGTACAAAATAAGCTCGTACCTTATTTAAATTAA
- a CDS encoding sensor histidine kinase, producing MKSLYVKFVVITIGIMIFSSMLAFFISNAYYQQNLKPQNDEKITRIAHSIARYADEYPSADLNEYLGNISAIGYQIYLVDHFGEEAFFGSPFREKSLSDSTKEYVLNGNDYHGILHFPQKTFVTGFFANELKNTIGVPLTHNGVNYALFVRPDLKLLFNEMHLLFGWMLIFTIVLSIVIVLVSTKYLVKPISKLTTATKSLSNGDFNVELDLNRHDELGELSHSFSRMARRLEQMEDMRKEFISNISHDIQSPLSNIKGYTNLLEKKSVSAEEKDRYFSIINGEIRRLSTLTKQLLILASLDRNEDILKKRRYNVGQQMKELLRNYQWIVNEKNIMLSYTLPDVEINGDPAFLNTVWDNLLTNAIKYNKPGGSIDICIEEKGEMIQVTFEDTGIGLSKTEMERIFDRFYRADTSRTRTTEGTGLGLSIVWTVVKLHDGHIRVKSNAHEGSTFIVELPRK from the coding sequence ATGAAATCTCTTTATGTGAAATTTGTTGTCATTACGATCGGGATCATGATTTTTAGCAGTATGTTAGCCTTTTTCATATCGAACGCTTATTATCAGCAGAACCTGAAACCCCAGAATGATGAAAAAATCACAAGAATTGCCCATTCGATTGCCAGGTATGCTGACGAGTATCCTAGTGCGGACTTGAACGAGTACCTGGGGAATATTTCTGCTATTGGCTATCAAATTTATTTGGTTGATCATTTTGGAGAAGAAGCTTTTTTTGGCTCACCTTTCAGGGAAAAAAGCCTTTCTGATTCAACTAAAGAATACGTATTAAACGGCAATGATTATCATGGCATTCTTCATTTTCCCCAAAAAACTTTTGTAACAGGCTTTTTTGCAAATGAATTGAAGAATACAATTGGTGTTCCATTAACACATAATGGAGTAAATTATGCTCTTTTCGTCAGGCCTGATCTTAAACTCCTTTTTAATGAGATGCATCTTCTCTTTGGATGGATGCTTATATTTACGATTGTTTTGAGTATCGTTATCGTGCTGGTAAGTACCAAGTATTTGGTAAAACCTATCTCAAAACTGACAACAGCCACAAAGTCTCTTTCAAACGGTGACTTTAATGTAGAACTCGATCTTAATCGTCATGATGAATTAGGGGAACTTTCACATAGTTTTTCACGTATGGCAAGAAGATTGGAGCAAATGGAAGACATGAGAAAGGAGTTCATATCGAACATTTCTCATGATATCCAGTCCCCCCTGTCCAATATAAAAGGATATACAAATCTATTGGAGAAAAAGTCGGTAAGTGCAGAAGAAAAAGACCGTTATTTTTCAATTATAAATGGTGAAATTAGAAGACTGTCTACATTAACCAAACAACTATTAATCCTTGCCTCATTAGATCGAAACGAGGATATCCTGAAAAAAAGACGTTACAATGTCGGACAGCAAATGAAGGAATTGCTGCGAAATTATCAATGGATCGTAAATGAAAAAAATATTATGCTCAGCTACACCTTGCCAGATGTTGAAATCAACGGTGATCCCGCTTTCCTGAATACTGTTTGGGATAATTTATTGACGAATGCCATCAAATATAATAAACCTGGCGGCAGTATTGACATATGTATTGAAGAAAAAGGAGAAATGATACAAGTAACCTTTGAAGATACAGGAATTGGATTGAGCAAAACTGAAATGGAAAGGATATTCGATCGGTTTTATCGAGCTGATACATCAAGAACACGGACAACCGAAGGAACAGGACTAGGTCTATCGATTGTCTGGACTGTTGTAAAACTGCATGATGGTCATATTAGAGTGAAAAGTAATGCTCATGAAGGAAGTACTTTTATTGTAGAATTGCCAAGGAAGTAA
- a CDS encoding Gfo/Idh/MocA family protein: MDERVIKWGILGTGGIASAFARDLEFAKHTEKTAIGSRTIESAEKFAEEHGVSRAYGSYEELMLDPDVNAIYIATPHTFHKENVLACLRAGKAVLCEKPFTINSGELEEIIQFARDQKLFLMEAMWTRFLPPIVKVKEWIESGKIGEVLLVKADFGFRASWNPEGRLLNPALGGGALLDVGIYPVTFASMIFGTKPEKILSTAHIGETGVDEQFSIIMSYPAGKTATLNGAFRVDLTNEAYILGTEGYIRIPSFHSAKSAFLYKNGEEAESFQDDRQAAGYAFEIEEVGRCLNQGLLESPVVPLDESLKIMKLMDEIRGQWGLKYPFE, encoded by the coding sequence ATGGACGAACGAGTAATCAAGTGGGGAATATTAGGAACCGGTGGAATCGCCAGTGCTTTTGCGAGGGATTTAGAATTTGCAAAGCATACCGAAAAGACGGCTATAGGTTCGCGTACGATAGAGAGTGCTGAAAAGTTTGCGGAGGAGCATGGAGTTTCCCGCGCTTATGGAAGCTACGAAGAATTAATGCTGGACCCGGATGTCAATGCCATTTATATTGCTACGCCACACACTTTTCATAAGGAAAATGTTTTGGCATGCCTTCGTGCCGGCAAGGCTGTGCTCTGCGAAAAACCGTTTACGATCAATAGCGGAGAACTGGAAGAAATCATTCAGTTTGCCAGAGATCAAAAGCTATTCTTGATGGAAGCGATGTGGACACGGTTCCTGCCTCCGATTGTGAAAGTGAAAGAATGGATTGAGAGCGGGAAAATTGGTGAAGTGCTTTTAGTAAAAGCTGATTTTGGTTTCCGTGCATCATGGAATCCTGAGGGGAGATTGCTTAATCCCGCCCTTGGAGGAGGGGCCTTGCTTGATGTAGGGATTTATCCTGTAACCTTTGCATCGATGATTTTCGGTACAAAACCAGAGAAGATTTTGAGCACTGCTCATATTGGTGAAACGGGTGTGGATGAACAGTTTTCCATCATCATGTCCTATCCTGCCGGAAAGACTGCCACCCTCAATGGCGCTTTTCGAGTCGATTTAACGAATGAAGCCTACATACTTGGGACAGAGGGTTATATTCGGATTCCATCCTTTCATAGTGCCAAATCAGCCTTCTTATATAAAAATGGTGAGGAAGCAGAGTCTTTCCAGGATGACAGACAAGCGGCGGGGTATGCGTTCGAGATAGAAGAAGTAGGAAGATGCCTAAATCAAGGTCTTTTAGAAAGTCCTGTCGTTCCGCTGGATGAATCATTAAAAATTATGAAACTGATGGATGAAATTCGTGGACAGTGGGGATTGAAATATCCTTTTGAGTGA
- a CDS encoding DUF523 domain-containing protein: MILVSSCLAGLEVRYNATHSLNHKIRQLVDEKKAMTVCPELLGGFSTPREPAEIIGGDGEDVLDGRARVIEKSGRDVTDLYIKGAYLTLETAQEYDAAVVVLKEFSPSCGSSMIYNGTFQGEKVPGNGVTAALLKRNGIRVVSEEGFSDLLRELGY, translated from the coding sequence ATGATCCTAGTGAGTTCCTGTTTAGCAGGATTGGAAGTACGGTATAATGCTACTCATTCTTTAAACCACAAGATACGTCAGCTGGTAGATGAGAAAAAGGCAATGACTGTGTGCCCTGAATTACTTGGCGGTTTTTCAACTCCTCGAGAACCTGCAGAGATTATTGGCGGGGATGGAGAAGATGTCCTCGATGGCAGAGCCAGGGTAATTGAAAAATCAGGAAGGGATGTAACGGATTTATACATAAAGGGAGCTTATCTTACTCTTGAAACAGCCCAGGAATACGATGCTGCTGTAGTGGTGCTTAAGGAATTCAGTCCTTCATGTGGAAGTTCAATGATTTATAACGGTACGTTTCAGGGGGAGAAAGTACCTGGAAATGGCGTCACTGCCGCTTTACTAAAAAGGAATGGAATACGGGTAGTCTCTGAGGAAGGGTTTAGCGACTTACTTCGGGAGCTCGGTTATTGA
- a CDS encoding S8 family peptidase gives MKKKRILGSAVLSLAMGVSMFATGAFGAGVQESQDTYRVLVKGPSAEQAKVKEQYGKRWDFGKQGFTTEVNSKQYQALLKNKNIEISQVEQYTIDARVEGNSNGKGKGDYTAQASYPSDQTPWGIQAIYNDNYIQATSGGDGIKVAVLDTGINRNHIDLTDNVEQCKDFTQSYSSLVNGSCTDRQGHGTHVAGTAVANGGYDGAGVYGVAPDAELWGYKVLGDNGSGYSDDIAGAIRHAADEGVRTGSKVVISLSLGSSGKDSMIASAVDYAYSKGALVVAAAGNSGPSANTIGYPGALTNAIAVASLDNTFVNGTHKVSDFSSRGNPYTDGDYYIQERDVEVSAPGGGIYSTAVDGNYATMSGTSMATPHISGLAAKLWSSNKYWSNSQLRYEIQRRAKLYDIKGGTGAATGDDYASGFGFPRVR, from the coding sequence ATGAAGAAGAAGAGAATACTAGGATCTGCAGTACTTAGTCTAGCAATGGGTGTTTCAATGTTTGCGACAGGGGCCTTTGGAGCAGGAGTGCAAGAAAGCCAGGATACTTATCGAGTTTTAGTTAAGGGTCCGAGTGCAGAACAAGCAAAAGTGAAAGAACAGTATGGCAAGCGCTGGGACTTTGGGAAGCAAGGATTCACAACAGAAGTAAACAGCAAGCAGTATCAAGCTCTATTAAAGAATAAAAATATTGAGATCTCTCAGGTAGAGCAATACACAATAGATGCTCGAGTTGAAGGAAACAGCAATGGCAAAGGCAAAGGTGATTACACTGCCCAGGCATCCTATCCATCTGATCAGACTCCTTGGGGCATTCAAGCAATTTATAACGATAACTATATCCAAGCTACAAGCGGAGGAGATGGAATCAAGGTAGCTGTCCTTGACACAGGCATCAACCGAAACCATATTGACTTGACGGACAATGTTGAACAATGTAAAGATTTCACCCAGTCATATTCTTCACTGGTCAATGGATCATGTACTGACCGCCAGGGCCATGGCACACATGTAGCAGGAACAGCTGTTGCCAACGGCGGCTACGATGGAGCAGGAGTGTACGGAGTAGCACCTGATGCGGAACTATGGGGCTACAAGGTTTTAGGAGATAATGGTTCAGGTTATTCAGATGATATCGCAGGGGCAATCCGCCATGCTGCAGATGAAGGCGTCCGTACAGGGTCAAAAGTCGTCATCTCGCTTTCATTAGGTTCAAGCGGCAAGGATTCCATGATCGCAAGTGCTGTTGACTATGCATACAGCAAGGGTGCTTTAGTTGTTGCAGCTGCTGGTAACAGTGGCCCAAGCGCCAACACGATTGGTTATCCTGGAGCTTTAACAAATGCGATTGCGGTAGCATCACTGGATAACACATTCGTCAATGGAACACATAAAGTCTCTGACTTCTCTTCTCGCGGCAACCCTTACACTGACGGTGATTACTATATCCAGGAAAGGGATGTTGAGGTATCAGCACCAGGCGGCGGGATCTATTCAACAGCCGTAGATGGAAATTATGCAACGATGAGCGGTACATCAATGGCGACGCCACACATCTCGGGCCTTGCAGCTAAACTGTGGTCTTCGAATAAGTATTGGAGCAATTCACAGCTGCGTTATGAAATCCAAAGACGTGCAAAGCTATATGACATCAAAGGCGGAACAGGGGCAGCCACAGGCGATGATTATGCGTCTGGATTTGGTTTCCCTCGTGTAAGATAA
- a CDS encoding aspartyl-phosphate phosphatase Spo0E family protein, whose protein sequence is MTKEDLIEETRRKMIISIKENGYLNKKTIELSQELDVYILEQQKLGMELLRKNRCNSLG, encoded by the coding sequence ATGACTAAGGAGGATCTGATTGAAGAAACTCGCAGAAAAATGATCATTAGCATAAAGGAGAATGGTTATTTGAATAAAAAGACCATTGAACTTAGTCAGGAATTGGACGTCTATATTTTGGAGCAGCAAAAGCTCGGGATGGAACTGCTGAGGAAAAACCGATGTAATAGTTTGGGATGA
- a CDS encoding helix-turn-helix domain-containing protein: protein MKHESLGDILRMERHKRDLTQEKVCEELGLKLDTLKRIENSKSVRGTTIKKLLNYYQMKKE from the coding sequence ATGAAACATGAGAGTCTGGGCGATATATTGAGAATGGAAAGACATAAGAGGGATTTAACACAAGAAAAAGTATGTGAAGAACTTGGGCTGAAGCTCGATACACTTAAGCGAATCGAAAACAGTAAAAGTGTCAGAGGAACGACTATCAAAAAACTGTTGAACTATTATCAGATGAAAAAAGAGTAG
- a CDS encoding HAD family hydrolase codes for MTSYKVILFDLDGTISDPKEGITKSVQFALQKMKVAAPDVDQLECFIGPPLQVSFAEHFNFDESQTKKAIDFYRERFKEKGMYENELYSGIPLLLHSLKEKGSTLVVATSKPTVFAEQILRHFEIDHYFDLIVGSNLDGTRLSKAEIIQYILDAYKQYDREDFIMIGDREHDIEGANHNGIDSIGVMFGYGSYEELQNSKPAYIVESVEGLKVPLLNMNQKTEVKSLF; via the coding sequence ATGACCTCATATAAGGTGATTTTATTTGATTTAGACGGAACCATTTCCGACCCAAAGGAAGGAATAACGAAATCGGTTCAATTCGCATTGCAGAAAATGAAGGTTGCAGCACCTGACGTCGATCAGCTCGAGTGTTTTATTGGACCTCCCCTGCAGGTTTCATTCGCTGAACACTTCAATTTTGATGAAAGCCAAACTAAAAAAGCAATTGATTTTTACAGAGAAAGGTTCAAGGAAAAGGGGATGTATGAAAATGAATTATACTCAGGTATTCCATTATTATTACATTCTCTAAAGGAAAAGGGCTCTACTTTAGTTGTTGCCACTTCGAAGCCAACCGTATTTGCTGAACAAATACTGCGGCATTTTGAAATTGACCATTATTTTGATCTTATTGTTGGAAGTAACCTGGATGGAACGAGGTTATCGAAAGCTGAAATCATTCAATACATACTAGATGCGTACAAACAGTATGATCGAGAAGATTTTATCATGATTGGCGACAGGGAGCATGATATAGAGGGGGCCAATCATAACGGCATTGACTCAATTGGAGTGATGTTTGGATATGGCTCTTATGAGGAATTGCAGAACTCCAAGCCTGCTTATATTGTTGAAAGCGTTGAAGGGTTAAAAGTGCCTTTGCTGAACATGAATCAAAAAACGGAAGTTAAATCACTTTTTTAA
- a CDS encoding response regulator transcription factor has product MTKILIVDDDVNVLTLLDIHLSEQGYTVYKAKEGLEALEILNKNACDLAVVDVMMPFMDGYTLTQEIRSRFHIPIILLTAKSQIEDKEQGFQAGTDDYLVKPFEPKELSFRIKALLRRYDHKTDESILTIGSTIVNKQSYEVTIKNRTILLPLKEFELLYFLMSKPMQVFTREQLIERIWGLDYEGDERTVDVHIKRLRERFSKLTDDFQIKTVRGVGYSLEAKRE; this is encoded by the coding sequence ATGACGAAGATCCTGATTGTGGATGACGATGTGAATGTCTTAACGCTCTTAGATATCCATTTATCTGAACAGGGTTATACAGTATACAAAGCAAAGGAAGGACTCGAAGCGCTTGAGATTTTGAATAAGAACGCATGTGATTTGGCAGTCGTTGATGTGATGATGCCTTTTATGGATGGCTATACATTAACTCAGGAAATTCGAAGTCGGTTTCATATTCCCATCATCCTTTTAACTGCTAAAAGCCAAATTGAAGATAAGGAGCAAGGATTTCAAGCAGGCACAGATGATTATCTTGTTAAACCATTTGAGCCGAAGGAGCTAAGCTTCCGTATAAAAGCTTTGTTACGCCGATACGACCATAAAACAGATGAATCCATCCTCACCATTGGCAGTACCATCGTAAACAAACAAAGCTATGAAGTAACCATTAAGAACCGGACGATTCTTTTACCGTTAAAAGAGTTTGAACTCTTGTATTTTCTCATGTCGAAACCCATGCAAGTGTTTACCAGAGAGCAATTAATTGAACGTATTTGGGGGCTAGACTATGAAGGTGATGAGCGCACGGTTGATGTTCATATAAAAAGGTTAAGAGAGCGCTTTTCTAAACTGACGGATGACTTTCAAATAAAAACAGTACGCGGCGTTGGTTATTCACTGGAGGCTAAGCGCGAATGA
- a CDS encoding GGDEF domain-containing protein yields the protein MKEQKEWNDIAGLNRLILKFSWWMVIVIVLLSVLGTSISYQFNGKGIMEVASSYVLLPTIYTVVILAMTQVLYYMFKPWGDYILLLGIFAILHVYIINFPFAQGIHYLLIISVLISALYYQKDKIYITGILSLISILALYFFYEPLSRELESRDIFAFIGIFIGFVFISIGIIYRGHYLLKHLEESIRNQEELMVRNIMMDKASKMDALTDLYNHKTFHEYLDKLIEQSDQEHLSFQLAIIDIDNFKKVNDQFGHWVGDIVLKRVGEQLKLNVTPDDFVSRYGGEEFAVIFTEKNQHVSYQLIDHIRSTISKIAHPEMEDKPVTISVGMCSYVAGLGKESFFKAADDSLYEAKRNGKNQTVVAKLSKELTEEKSLTAL from the coding sequence ATGAAGGAACAAAAAGAATGGAACGATATAGCTGGACTGAACAGGTTAATATTAAAATTTTCATGGTGGATGGTCATTGTCATTGTTCTTCTATCCGTTTTGGGAACTTCAATCTCCTATCAATTTAATGGGAAAGGCATTATGGAAGTGGCTAGCTCTTACGTCTTGCTGCCGACAATCTATACAGTCGTGATCCTTGCCATGACACAAGTGTTATATTACATGTTCAAGCCATGGGGAGATTATATCCTTCTCCTGGGGATTTTCGCGATTCTCCACGTGTATATTATTAACTTTCCTTTTGCGCAAGGCATCCATTATTTGCTGATTATCAGCGTACTCATTTCTGCTTTATATTATCAAAAGGATAAAATCTATATTACTGGTATTTTGAGTTTGATCTCCATCTTGGCACTTTATTTCTTTTATGAGCCTCTTTCCAGAGAACTTGAGAGCAGAGATATATTTGCATTCATAGGGATCTTTATTGGATTTGTCTTTATATCGATCGGAATCATTTACCGTGGCCATTATTTGCTAAAGCACCTGGAAGAATCGATAAGAAATCAGGAAGAACTAATGGTACGGAACATTATGATGGACAAGGCAAGCAAAATGGATGCACTGACCGATTTGTACAATCATAAAACGTTTCATGAATACCTCGACAAATTGATTGAGCAAAGTGATCAGGAACATTTGTCCTTCCAGCTTGCGATTATTGATATTGATAATTTTAAAAAAGTGAATGACCAATTCGGCCACTGGGTGGGTGATATTGTTCTAAAACGAGTCGGTGAACAATTAAAGCTGAATGTAACCCCCGATGATTTCGTTTCAAGGTATGGCGGCGAAGAATTTGCCGTGATTTTTACCGAAAAAAACCAACATGTATCCTACCAATTAATTGATCACATACGTTCAACGATCAGTAAGATCGCCCATCCGGAAATGGAAGATAAGCCTGTTACAATCAGTGTGGGAATGTGTTCCTATGTAGCTGGCCTCGGTAAGGAGAGCTTCTTCAAAGCTGCAGATGACAGCTTGTATGAAGCAAAAAGGAATGGCAAGAATCAAACTGTGGTGGCGAAGCTTTCCAAAGAATTGACCGAAGAGAAAAGCCTGACAGCCTTGTAA
- a CDS encoding 2-oxoglutarate dehydrogenase E1, translating to MKVLSMIQPWASLFVLREAQYETRSWSTKYRGPLAIHTSKKVDKAVCSHVAIKSLLLKYGYKTDDLPSGVIIAVCQLENCLRVIENNETWAVLEDGRIVSGNDFFLGDYKVGGYVWEVRDMKMLDSFIPVKGRLGLWEYEL from the coding sequence GTGAAGGTGTTGTCGATGATCCAGCCCTGGGCGAGTCTGTTTGTCTTGCGCGAGGCTCAATATGAAACGAGGTCATGGAGTACGAAGTATCGCGGCCCTCTTGCGATTCATACCAGCAAAAAGGTCGATAAGGCGGTCTGCAGCCATGTGGCCATCAAGTCGCTGCTTTTAAAGTACGGCTACAAGACCGATGACCTTCCATCTGGCGTGATCATTGCGGTCTGCCAGCTTGAAAATTGTCTTAGGGTAATAGAAAACAACGAGACATGGGCCGTCTTGGAGGATGGGAGAATCGTATCTGGCAATGACTTCTTCCTCGGTGATTATAAAGTGGGAGGATATGTCTGGGAAGTCCGGGATATGAAGATGCTGGACAGCTTCATTCCGGTAAAAGGAAGGCTTGGGCTGTGGGAGTATGAGTTATAG